The genomic interval ACCGACCCCGGCGCCGGCCAGATTCAGTCTGAGCGTCAAGCGGTTCGGCTGGATCAGTGATAGCAGAGTGCGCGGACCGGAAACCTCGATACTGACGCTCGTTGGATGAGGATCGGCGATCATAAAATGGGGCGGCAAGCCGCGATAGCTGATCGGTACGGTGAAGGATTGCTGCGCGTTACGCTCACCCGCATTGACGAAGAGCCAGAGCCCGATCGCCATCATGAGCGATATCACCCGCAATCCGGTGTTGCGCCGGATAGCCGTCCCCAGCCCGCGCCCCAAGTAACGGTCCCTGAGTGCGAGCGGTCGCGTAAAGCCGTCACGAGCAACGTCCGGCAGACTCTTGCGTGCTGGATTCGACATCCCGGCTCGCTCCGCGTGCCCGTCTAAGCGGGCAGCCTCCGCAGCGCTTCGATCAGTTGCGGCCCCTTGAGGTCCCGTTCAAGCGCGCCGCCGTGCGCGAGCGAGATGGTGCCGTCCTCTTCGGAAACTACGATCACCGCCGCATCGCTGTTTTCCGTCAACCCGATCGCCGCCCGATGACGTGTGCCCAGCGTCAGGCTGACATTGGGATTGGTCGATAACGGCAACAGGCAGGCCGCCGCCACCACCTGATCGCCCTTGATGATCACTGCGCCGTCGTGCAGCGGCGACCCGCGCATAAAAATCGTCTCGATCAACTCCGGAGATAACCGCCCCTGAATCAAGCGACCGGTTTCGACCACGTCCTGCAGACCAACGTCGCGTTCAAGCACCACCAGCGCGCCAATCCGCCGCGCCGCCAGCCACGCCGTGACCGTCGCCAGCTCCTGCGCGACACTCGCGACATCATAGCGCAAGCCAAAAAAGGAGCGAGTGCCGACACCGGTCAGCGCGCGGCGGATGTCAGCCTGGAAGATCACCACCAAAATGATCATAACCGAGCCGAGAAAATTGTTCAGCAGCCAATTCAGCGTAAACAAACCCAACAGTTGCGAAGCCACGAACGCCGCCGCGATAATTCCCAGCCCCACCACCATCTGCATCGTGCGCGTGCCGCGAATCAGCAGCGCGATCCGATAGATCATGTAGGCCACGATCAGGATGTCCACCCCATCCTGCCAGCGCGGCTCGGGTATCACCTGAAGAAAGTTGTGCATCAGGGTCACGCGCCCGCGCGTCGCACCGCCTCGACCATCCGGATCACCGCCGCGGCGTCTGCGGCTTCATGCACGCGGAGAATCGACGCGCCGCCGGCGAGCGCCAGCGCATGGACCGCGGCGTTGCCCGCCCGCATGTCGGCCGCGCTTTCGCCCGCGATCGCGCGCACAAAGCGCTTGCGCGACGCGCCAATCAACAGCGGGTAACCCAGCCTGCACAGCCGCGCGAGACTACCGAGCAACTCGAGATTATGGTGGGCGTTTTTGGCGAAGCCGAGCCCGGGATCAATGATAATCCTGCGCGCCCGGATTCCTGCCGCGAGCGCAAACCGCACGCGTTCGCACAGAAAGCGCACGACCTCGTCTGTGACATTGCCGTAGCGCGCGTATTTCGCGTGATTTTCCACACTCCCGCGCATGTGCATCAGCACGACCGCGCAGCCGGACTGCGCCGCCAGCGGCGCCATCGCCGCGTCCGCCGCCAGTGCACTTACATCGTTGATCATTACCGCATCACGCTCCAGCGCGACCCGCGCAATTTCAGCTTTGCGCGTATCGATCGAAAACGGAATCCGCAGACGGCGCCGCAATAATTCGAGCACCGGTACGACGCGCGCCAGTTCGGCTTCGACGGTCAACGCGCGCGCGCCGGCCGGCCGCGTCGATTCTCCCCCCACATCGATTATCGCCGCGCCCTCCGCCTCCAGCCGCAGCGCCTGCTCAAGCGCCCGCTCCGGCTCCATGAAGCAACCGCCGTCCGAGAACGAATCCGGTGTGACATTCAGCACGCCCATCACCGCCGGCAACGCGATCGAGCGGCCGTCATGCAGCAAGATCCGCCGCGCACCGGACTCCCTCGCCGCGACGCGGTCAGCGGGCCGAGGCTTTCTCGTCAACTGCCGCACTGGCCGGCGATCCGACGCCGCCGGCGTGCCGGTGACGGGCCTGCATCAACCACGCGCCGACGATCACGGCGATCAGCGCCGTCACCAGCGCCGGTCCGGTCCAGTTGCGACGCTTGCGCCGATCCATTTCGATTGGCTCGAGGCTGCGCGGCGTCGGCGTGTTGTCGGCGCGCTGGACCTCGCGCACGAAGCGCATCGCAATCTCTTCCGGGTCGAGGTCGAGAAACCTCGCGTAGCGGCGCATAAACGGCAGCATGTAAAGCTGATCGGAGATCATCGAGTAATCGTTGTTCTCCATCATGCGCACGTAATGTTCCGGGATTCGGGTGTCCCGCACCACGTCGTCGCGCGAAGCCCCGCGGACCTCACGTACGCGCGTCAGAAAACCACCCAGGCTAGGCCGGTCACTCTCGGCTTGGCCGCTGCTGCCTGATGAGACCGCCACAGGTTCTGCGCTCTTTTCGCTCACACTCGAGCCCTCCCCGCCAAAACCGCACCCTCGTCGGAAACTTTAGTCCGATTGGCGCGCTGAACCAAGTAGCGGATTTATGCTAACAGTTAACTTGGTGGGCCATGATTCGGCGGCGACGGCGATGGCGTCGCGCCAGTGCTGCGATTAGTCAAAGCGACTTTTTTGCCTTCGCCGCCGAGTAACGATGGTGGCGGCTGCAGGCGTGCCGCGAGCCCTGCGACATCTTTCCGATTCGCGATCAGAATCACGCATCGCGGCCCCGACCATAACGCGCGCAGGCGCGCGTCAGTCGCGATAAAACTCTCTGCCGCATCGTCGGACTCGCCAAACGGCGCGAGCTCGCCGCGATACCCGACCAGCCGCTCCCGCGTCTGCGTGTAGAACGGCAGTGCCTGGACAAAATGACGGTATGACGCCAGCGTACAGCCGCGCTGCAGATACGGATCGATTATCCCAGCCAGTTCCCGATATGAGGCCATCGGCGTGGCTTCTGTGCGTGCCCTGGCCAGAATCGCCGCGCTGATCATCGCGACGATCGTGACTCCCCACGGGACGTTGCGCGCGCTGCGCCACCAACGTGCGGCTAAATATATGATCGTTGCGGCGCTTCCCCACACGAGCGCCAGCACCACCACCCCCAACGGGATCGTCGAGAATCCATCGGCACGCGCGAGACCACTTCGCCACGCGATCCAGACCGCTATCGCGCCGAGCAGCAACGTCAGATTCGTTGCCGCAAACCATCCCAGCACCTGACACGCCCGGCGCGCTTCCATCGCGCGCACTCGCAACAATCCGATTGCAGCAAGGAGCGCGAGCGGTGGCAGCGCAGGCAAAATATATTCGCCGAGCTTGGAGCGCGGGATGGAGAAAAAAATGAAAACGACAGTGAACCAGATCAGCAGGAACCGCACTCCGCTGCCGCGCGCGCCATCGCGGTTTTCCACGCGTGCGTCACCGAACTCAGCGACGCCGAAAAATACGAAGTATAACCACGGCCAGAACCCGGCTGGGACGATCGGGAAGAAAAACCATGGCCCCCAGCCGTGCTCGGTGCTTTCAACGAAGCGCTGGAGATGCTCGTGGACAAGGAAGAACCGGATGAAACCGGGATTGTGCAGCCCGGCGACAATGAACCACGGCGCCGTGATGGCCAGGTAGATCGCGCCGCATTCGAGCCATCTGATTTGCGCGATCTCTCGCGCCCGCCGCTCGCTCAGCATCCAGAGCAAACCGATACCGCCGCCCAGCACGAGCGCGACCGGACCCTTCGCCAGGGTGCCGAGGGCGAGCGCGGCCGCCGCCAGCACCATCCACTTGCGTCCGGCGCCGTGGCGCAGGTCGCGCTCGCGCACTGCTGCGAAGAACGCCGCCAGTCCCGCGCTGAAGAAAAATGTCAGCTCCGGATCGGGAGTTGCGAAGCGGGCGAAAATAAAAAACAGCGGACTCAACGCAAGCGTGATCGCGGCGAGGAGACCGGTCGCGGCGTCGAACATTGCCTCACCCAGCGCCGCCGTCACCATCACCGTGCCGACGCTCGCCAGCGCCGCCGGTGTGCGCACCGCCAACTCGTCGCGCCCCAATAGCTTGATCGACGCCGCAGTCGCCCAATAGACCAACGGCGGCTTCTCGAAATAGCGCACCCAATCATTACGCGGCGTTAGATAGTCGCCGCTGACGACCATTTCGCGCGCGATTTCCGCATAGCGCCCCTCGTCAGGCTCCCACAGCGCCGGGCGGCCGAGCCCGATGAAATAGACCAGCGCCGCCGCGCCGCCGCACAGAATCAGACGATGGAATCGGGTAAACTGCGGCATCTGCGATGGAGTCTCCAAGCCGCGCCGCGCGAGATCAACCGCCCCGCCATCGTTGTCCGCTCTGTCACCCACCGCTTTAACTTGCGGGGCCGCTTTGTCACAATGTCATTAAGTATGACGTGCGCGACAAGTGTGACGTCGCGACGCGTCACGCCGGCAAGTCGATTTGAACGCCCCGGGCAAAATAGCGCCGCTCTTCAGTGCCGACGCGGATTCCTCAGAGCTGATTTCGGTGGTGGTCCCGGTCTTCAACGAGGCCACGAACCTCCCGTCACTCTGGAACCGCCTCGAGCGTGTGCTGGCGGATCTGCCGACCAGTTCTGAGGTCATTTTCGTTGACGACGGCTCGACCGACGCCTCGCTCGCGATGCTGCGGGGCTTCGCCGAGCGTAACCCGCACGTGCGGGTGGTCGAGTTGGCGCGCAATTTCGGCCAGCACTCAGCCTTGCTGGCCGGTTTCCGTAATTGCCGCGGCGACGTCGTCGTGACGCTCGACGCCGACCTGCAGAATCCGCCCGAGGAGATTCCGCGCCTGCTCGCAGCGATCGCGGCGGGCAACGATGTCGTCGGCGGCTGGCGCGAGGAACGTCAGGACCTGAGTTACCGCCGTTTTGCTTCGCGCCTGCACAATCGCCTCACTTCGGCGATCGTCGGCGTCCCGATGCATGACTACGGCTGCATGCTGCGCGCCTACCGGCGACACATCGTCGATACCCTGGTCGCCTGCGACGAGAAAGCGGCGTTCGTGCCCGCGCTCGCCAACTCGTTCGCCAAGCGCGTCGCCGAGATTCCGGTCGCCCACGCCGAACGCGCCGGCGGCGAATCGAAGTACGGCTTTTTCAAGCTGGCCCATCTGAGCGTCAACCTGATTACCGGCTTTTCCAATTTCCCCATTCAGGCGCTGAGCCTCACCGGTATCGGCATCTCGATGCTCGCCACCCTGCTGGGTACCTTCCTGATTGCCCATCGCTTGATCTATGGTCCGCAGCAGGAGGGCGCCTTGTGGACCCTTTTCGCCATCGCCTTCTTTTTCTTCGGGATGGTTTTTCTCGCCTTCGGCCTTATCGGCGAATATATAGGACGCATCTATCTTGAAGTGCGCCGGCGTCCGACCTATATCGTGCGCGCGATCCATGGTGATCAGGCCGAAGACGGAACTTTCGAGCCGGCGCATCGCTGACCCGTCGCATGCACCGCTTAATCATTCTGATTGTGCTTCTCGGATTTGGCCCGGCCCTGGTTTTGCGCGCCGATAACCGTCCCAGCGCCGACGCGATCGCCGACGGGCTGACCTGCCAATGCGGCTGCGGGCTGACCGTGGCTAACTGCAATCATCCGCAATGTGAGTTCTCAGTCCCGGTGCGCACGCAGATCGAAGCGATGATCGCGCGCGGCCTGAGCGGGCGGCAGATCCTGGCGAGTTATCGGGCGAAATACGGCGAGAAGATTCTCTCGTCGCCGACCACCAGCGGCTTTAACCTGGTCGCCTGGCTGATGCCCTTCGGCGCGATCTTCGCGGGCGGCGGCCTGATTTTCATGCTCTTCGGGCGCTGGCGTTCACGGCCGCCGCCGCCTACCGCGCCCGCCGATGGCGTGGCCTTCGATCCGGCCTTGCGCGAGCAGCTCGAGGGCGAGGTCAAGCATGACCTCTAGCGCTACGGTCTGGATGGCGGCCCTAATGTTGGTAGCGTCGGTGGCGCTCTTCGTCGCCGCGCCGCTGACCGAGGTCTTTTCCGCGCGCCGCCGCGAGACCGACGAGGAAGCGCGCGGCGCGCGCCTGCAGCACGAGCGCGGACTCGCTACCGCAGCGCTCCGCGAACTCGACTTCGATCACGAAATGGGCAAGATCGACGACGACGACTATCACGCCCTGCGCACTCGCCTCGAAACACGCGCGCTAGCCGCCATGTCCGGCCTGTCCGAATTGTCAGACTTGTCCACCGTGGCAGGATTATCGGAACTGTCCGCACTCGATGGTCCTGCATTGTCCGGAGCTGACGCGCCTGCGCGCACCGCCGCGGCCGGCGGCATCAAACCTTGCCCGCGATGCGCAACGCCGGCGGCCGCCGACTATCTATTCTGCCCACGCTGCGGCGCGACGTTGGAGCGGCCTGTAGATCTGCCTGCCGGTTCAAGCGCCCCATAATGCCCCTGCTGCCGATCGAGACCAGCGCGCTCGACAAAACCTTCGGCTTCGCTCCCGTCCTGCGCGGGGTCAATTTACAGGTCGCAGCCGGATGCGGCCTGCTGGTCGCCGGCCACAACGGCGCGGGCAAATCAACCCTGATCGCGATTCTTGCGGGCCTGCAGCGTCCCAGCGCGGGCTTTGCGCGGCTCTTCGGCGTCGACAGCAGCGCGCTGGATTCCGCTCAGCGCCGGCGCGTCGGCCTGCTGACCCATCAGAGCTTTCTCTATCCGAATCTGACCGCGCGTGAAAACCTCGAATTCTACGGCGCGCTTTATAAGATCGAGGTGCCCGCCGCGACGATCGCGGGCTGGCTCGAGCGCGTCGGACTGGCCGGCGCCGCGGCCGAGCGCGTGCGCGATTTCTCGCGCGGTATGGAACGTCGCCTGAGCCTCGCCCGCGCGATGCTCGCGGCGCCCGACGTCCT from Candidatus Binataceae bacterium carries:
- the cdaA gene encoding diadenylate cyclase CdaA — translated: MHNFLQVIPEPRWQDGVDILIVAYMIYRIALLIRGTRTMQMVVGLGIIAAAFVASQLLGLFTLNWLLNNFLGSVMIILVVIFQADIRRALTGVGTRSFFGLRYDVASVAQELATVTAWLAARRIGALVVLERDVGLQDVVETGRLIQGRLSPELIETIFMRGSPLHDGAVIIKGDQVVAAACLLPLSTNPNVSLTLGTRHRAAIGLTENSDAAVIVVSEEDGTISLAHGGALERDLKGPQLIEALRRLPA
- the folP gene encoding dihydropteroate synthase, coding for MLHDGRSIALPAVMGVLNVTPDSFSDGGCFMEPERALEQALRLEAEGAAIIDVGGESTRPAGARALTVEAELARVVPVLELLRRRLRIPFSIDTRKAEIARVALERDAVMINDVSALAADAAMAPLAAQSGCAVVLMHMRGSVENHAKYARYGNVTDEVVRFLCERVRFALAAGIRARRIIIDPGLGFAKNAHHNLELLGSLARLCRLGYPLLIGASRKRFVRAIAGESAADMRAGNAAVHALALAGGASILRVHEAADAAAVIRMVEAVRRAGA
- a CDS encoding helix-turn-helix domain-containing protein encodes the protein MAVSSGSSGQAESDRPSLGGFLTRVREVRGASRDDVVRDTRIPEHYVRMMENNDYSMISDQLYMLPFMRRYARFLDLDPEEIAMRFVREVQRADNTPTPRSLEPIEMDRRKRRNWTGPALVTALIAVIVGAWLMQARHRHAGGVGSPASAAVDEKASAR
- a CDS encoding phospholipid carrier-dependent glycosyltransferase — its product is MGDRADNDGGAVDLARRGLETPSQMPQFTRFHRLILCGGAAALVYFIGLGRPALWEPDEGRYAEIAREMVVSGDYLTPRNDWVRYFEKPPLVYWATAASIKLLGRDELAVRTPAALASVGTVMVTAALGEAMFDAATGLLAAITLALSPLFFIFARFATPDPELTFFFSAGLAAFFAAVRERDLRHGAGRKWMVLAAAALALGTLAKGPVALVLGGGIGLLWMLSERRAREIAQIRWLECGAIYLAITAPWFIVAGLHNPGFIRFFLVHEHLQRFVESTEHGWGPWFFFPIVPAGFWPWLYFVFFGVAEFGDARVENRDGARGSGVRFLLIWFTVVFIFFSIPRSKLGEYILPALPPLALLAAIGLLRVRAMEARRACQVLGWFAATNLTLLLGAIAVWIAWRSGLARADGFSTIPLGVVVLALVWGSAATIIYLAARWWRSARNVPWGVTIVAMISAAILARARTEATPMASYRELAGIIDPYLQRGCTLASYRHFVQALPFYTQTRERLVGYRGELAPFGESDDAAESFIATDARLRALWSGPRCVILIANRKDVAGLAARLQPPPSLLGGEGKKVALTNRSTGATPSPSPPNHGPPS
- a CDS encoding glycosyltransferase — translated: MNAPGKIAPLFSADADSSELISVVVPVFNEATNLPSLWNRLERVLADLPTSSEVIFVDDGSTDASLAMLRGFAERNPHVRVVELARNFGQHSALLAGFRNCRGDVVVTLDADLQNPPEEIPRLLAAIAAGNDVVGGWREERQDLSYRRFASRLHNRLTSAIVGVPMHDYGCMLRAYRRHIVDTLVACDEKAAFVPALANSFAKRVAEIPVAHAERAGGESKYGFFKLAHLSVNLITGFSNFPIQALSLTGIGISMLATLLGTFLIAHRLIYGPQQEGALWTLFAIAFFFFGMVFLAFGLIGEYIGRIYLEVRRRPTYIVRAIHGDQAEDGTFEPAHR
- a CDS encoding cytochrome c-type biogenesis protein CcmH; translation: MHRLIILIVLLGFGPALVLRADNRPSADAIADGLTCQCGCGLTVANCNHPQCEFSVPVRTQIEAMIARGLSGRQILASYRAKYGEKILSSPTTSGFNLVAWLMPFGAIFAGGGLIFMLFGRWRSRPPPPTAPADGVAFDPALREQLEGEVKHDL
- the ccmA gene encoding heme ABC exporter ATP-binding protein CcmA, encoding MPLLPIETSALDKTFGFAPVLRGVNLQVAAGCGLLVAGHNGAGKSTLIAILAGLQRPSAGFARLFGVDSSALDSAQRRRVGLLTHQSFLYPNLTARENLEFYGALYKIEVPAATIAGWLERVGLAGAAAERVRDFSRGMERRLSLARAMLAAPDVLLMDEPFATLDAPGTALAVGITAEAMARGCAVVMTAHQAVAPAGLTLDVAELTRGRLLNLTACPAAAG